A part of Cannabis sativa cultivar Pink pepper isolate KNU-18-1 chromosome 6, ASM2916894v1, whole genome shotgun sequence genomic DNA contains:
- the LOC115694998 gene encoding uncharacterized protein LOC115694998: MASDHAPVVLDSQPVTQKLHYPFRFLEVWTADPRCTKVIQRAWSKQCYGQAGIRVCGKLRNTKNALKVWNRDVFGFCDQQLKSLYARLSSLQSQVHATTCEEEAEIQLRIIELEQRQERIWRQKSRELWVAIGDCNSKFFHTTTLIRRRRNSIRAILDDGQDWILDRAGIGEYFTRKFRGLYQSQNPSFDQDFESLFQRKVSDAENLDLCRVPTIDEIKMVVWRLHPLKAPGPDGFSGIFYRMYWDTVGMEICEMVQEFFRCGMLPEQINRTFICLIPKSENPSSFDQFRPISLCNFGYKIIARLLTDRMKPVLENLISPFQSAFLPGRWIAECSVLASEALHALKKIRGRRGFMAVKTDMHKAYDRIEWSFNEKFCDMIFQCVSTVSFSILLNGAPLKSFSPGRGLRQGDPLSPYLFILCSEVLSKLLVRAEARSQISGIRIGKETQPITHLFYADDAIFFCRANSDEAVNLNACFDTYEAWSGQKVNKRKSGVVFSPKVKHEDKGLIQRILAMKGLDHKEKYLGNPFFYSARSREDFNFLKEKIIARLEGWKAKQLSIAGRQTLITSVLQSIPCYAMSTLKIPVSICNEMDRIVARFWWKGNLQPEGRYHALKSWADCCQPKRNGGLGFRRFKDINMALLAKLSWFMLDAENSNRPWVQILNAKYCTVQDFWSVHGKQEDSKVWRGILANRDLCVKSAGLLVGEGDFDIWTRPWVPYFSLEEVCNAFTYNVTHAFTKVSDLFLPGTRQWNAQLISQCFSREVTDAILRIRPLCDSRDIVFWQGNNSGKFSVKSAYWCAQRRRFHEEKRVWKCLWKQKLHARQKILLWRVLSGCLPLKSRLGYVLERDKLCDLCGEIPENEVHLFRDCHFARCLWFSSPWGIINSNLGSLSFEDWFLWLVDTGNGSLMMFGACVMEHIWQCRNKLLFQGVKPNLAMSIRQLWQRFNEFKDILLDECKLTLTTTVNTCSGVIWDLHVRVDASVLDGKAGISVVELQEDQNEGGVILQSEVVENVLAAELMAIFKALSWAVERKARSVLVESDSLVAVKALMAKELPFAWGSYPLFSACCNLFVFFDHCVVSHISRDINSLADACARYARVSCVKSRCLVGEVVPFVATLF, translated from the coding sequence ATGGCTTCTGATCATGCTCCTGTGGTCCTCGACTCTCAACCGGTCACCCAGAAACTCCATTATCCGTTCAGATTCCTGGAAGTGTGGACTGCAGATCCGAGGTGCACAAAAGTTATCCAAAGAGCTTGGAGTAAACAGTGTTATGGTCAAGCGGGTATTCGTGTTTGTGGTAAATTGCGTAACACTAAGAATGCTCTCAAAGTCTGGAACAGGGATGTATTCGGTTTTTgcgatcaacaactcaagagtTTGTATGCTAGACTGAGTTCTCTTCAGTCTCAAGTTCATGCGACGACTTGCGAAGAAGAAGCGGAGATTCAACTGCGAATTATTGAGCTAGAACAGAGACAAGAAAGAATATGGAGACAGAAATCCCGTGAGTTGTGGGTGGCTATTGGTGACTGTAATTCGAAGTTCTTCCATACAACCACTTTAATTCGAAGAAGGCGAAATTCCATACGCGCGATCCTTGATGATGGTCAAGATTGGATACTGGACAGGGCTGGGATTGGTGAGTATTTCACGAGGAAATTCAGAGGACTTTATCAGAGTCAGAACCCGAGTTTCGATCAGGACTTCGAGTCCCTCTTTCAAAGGAAGGTCTCTGATGCAGAGAATTTGGATCTATGCCGGGTCCCCACGATTGATGAAATTAAAATGGTGGTCTGGAGGCTGCATCCTCTTAAGGCTCCTGGACCGGACGGGTTCTCCGGGATTTTCTATAGAATGTATTGGGATACGGTGGGGATGGAGATTTGTGAGATGGTGCAAGAATTCTTTCGCTGTGGTATGTTGCCTGAGCAGATCAATCGGACGTTTATCTGCCTCATTCCCAAGAGTGAAAACCCTTCGTCCTTTGATCAGTTCCGCCCTATTAGTCTTTGTAACTTCGGGTACAAGATCATTGCACGACTACTCACTGACAGAATGAAACCGGTGTTGGAAAATTTGATAAGCCCCTTCCAATCGGCTTTCCTGCCCGGGAGGTGGATAGCTGAATGTTCTGTGCTTGCATCCGAAGCGCTCCATGCTCTTAAAAAAATCAGAGGTCGAAGGGGCTTCATGGCGGTGAAAACTGATATGCACAAGGCTTACGACAGGATTGAGTGGAGTTTCAACGAAAAGTTTTGTGACATGATTTTTCAGTGTGTGTCAACTGTCTCTTTCTCGATACTTCTAAATGGAGCTCCACTTAAATCTTTTAGTCCAGGGAGAGGATTGAGGCAGGGAGACCCTCTCTCGCCATACCTCTTCATTCTATGTAGTGAAGTTTTATCTAAGCTGCTAGTTCGAGCCGAAGCTAGAAGCCAAATCTCAGGAATTCGAATCGGTAAAGAAACTCAACCCATAACACATTTGTTTTACGCTGATGATGCAATCTTTTTCTGTCGTGCTAACTCAGATGAGGCCGTGAATCTGAATGCTTGCTTTGACACTTATGAGGCTTGGTCTGGCCAAAAGGTTAACAAAAGAAAGAGTGGGGTCGTGTTCTCGCCGAAGGTTAAACATGAAGACAAAGGGCTCATTCAAAGGATCTTAGCTATGAAAGGTCTGGATCATAAGGAAAAATACTTGGGGAACCCTTTTTTCTATTCTGCAAGATCGAGAGAAGATTTCAACTTCCTGAAAGAAAAGATCATAGCTCGCTTGGAAGGATGGAAAGCTAAACAGCTATCGATTGCAGGGAGACAAACTCTCATTACTTCGGTGCTCCAGAGCATTCCCTGTTATGCAATGTCTACTTTGAAAATACCTGTGTCTATCTGTAATGAAATGGATAGAATCGTTGCTAGATTTTGGTGGAAAGGCAACTTGCAACCTGAAGGTCGATACCATGCTCTTAAAAGTTGGGCCGATTGTTGTCAACCCAAAAGAAATGGAGGGCTGGGTTTTAGAAGGTTCAAAGACATCAATATGGCGCTCTTGGCTAAATTGTCCTGGTTTATGCTTGATGCAGAGAATAGCAATAGGCCTTGGGTTCAAATATTGAATGCAAAATACTGTACTGTCCAGGATTTTTGGAGTGTTCATGGAAAGCAAGAGGACTCGAAAGTGTGGCGTGGCATTTTGGCTAACCGAGACCTATGTGTTAAAAGTGCGGGCCTGTTGGTGGGAGAAGGTGACTTCGACATCTGGACTAGACCTTGGGTACCATATTTTAGTCTGGAAGAGGTCTGCAATGCATTCACTTATAATGTCACCCATGCTTTCACAAAGGTTTCAGACCTCTTCCTTCCTGGCACAAGGCAGTGGAATgctcaattaatttcacaatgtttCTCTCGTGAAGTTACTGATGCAATTCTGAGAATCCGCCCACTTTGTGACAGCAGAGATATCGTATTTTGGCAGGGTAACAACAGTGGTAAGTTCTCGGTTAAAAGTGCGTATTGGTGTGCACAAAGACGGAGATTTCATGAGGAGAAGAGAGTGTGGAAGTGTCTCTGGAAGCAGAAACTACATGCTAGACAGAAAATTCTGCTATGGAGGGTCTTAAGTGGCTGCCTTCCACTCAAAAGCAGGCTGGGTTATGTGCTGGAAAGGGATAAACTTTGCGATCTGTGTGGTGAAATACCAGAAAATGAAGTTCATCTGTTTAGAGACTGCCACTTTGCTCGTTGTCTTTGGTTTAGCAGTCCATGGGGCATCATTAATAGTAACCTGGGCTCTTTGAGTTTTGAAGACTGGTTCCTTTGGTTGGTTGACACGGGGAATGGCTCCCTCATGATGTTTGGTGCTTGTGTAATGGAACATATTTGGCAATGCAGAAACAAGCTCCTTTTTCAGGGAGTCAAGCCGAATCTTGCAATGTCCATTAGACAGTTGTGGCAGAGGTTCAACGAGTTTAAAGATATTTTGCTAGACGAATGCAAGTTGACTCTGACTACCACGGTGAACACCTGCTCTGGTGTCATCTGGGATTTGCACGTCAGAGTGGATGCCTCGGTCTTGGATGGTAAGGCTGGTATCAGTGTAGTGGAGCTGCAGGAAGACCAAAATGAAGGAGGGGTAATTCTGCAGTCCGAGGTAGTGGAGAATGTGTTAGCTGCTGAGCTAATGGCCATCTTTAAGGCTCTCTCTTGGGCTGTGGAAAGGAAAGCTAGATCTGTCCTGGTGGAGTCTGATTCTCTGGTTGCTGTGAAGGCCTTAATGGCAAAGGAGTTGCCGTTTGCTTGGGGATCTTACCCTTTGTTCTCTGCTTGCTgtaatttgtttgtttttttcgaTCACTGTGTTGTGTCTCATATCTCTCGAGATATTAACTCTTTAGCTGATGCTTGTGCTCGTTATGCTAGAGTTTCGTGTGTGAAGTCGAGATGTTTGGTTGGGGAGGTAGTCCCCTTTGTGGCTACTTTGTTTTGA